In Streptomyces pluripotens, the genomic window CGGAGGCGGAGCTGCGGCGGATCGCGGAGAAGGTCGTCGCTGACCACCCGGTGCGGGCACTGGCCGCCGTCCACCGGGTGGGCGAGCTACGGGTCGGGGATCTGGCCGTCGTCGTCGCCGTGGCCTGCCCGCACCGGGCGGAGGCCTTCGAGGCCTGCCGGAGGCTGATCGACGACCTCAAGCACGAAGTGCCCATCTGGAAGCACCAGACGTTCTCCGACGGTACTGAGGAATGGGTAGGCGCGTAGTGCCGACACGGGGGAGCGGTTGGTGACGGGACGAGGCGCGGCGCGGGCTGACGCCGGTCACGTCCGGCGCACGGTCCCCCGGGTTGCGTAACCGCCCCCCTCGCGTGAGCGTTGTCCGTGCGGATGGTTAATCTGCTGATCAGTCAGTTGTGGACGCTCACGGTGTTGGGAGGCCGGCATGGGGGTGCTTTTCTGGCTGCTGATTCCGCTTGGGGCCGCGATCGGCGGCGGCCTGTGGGGCAGTTGGGCCAATCGGACCCGCAAGGTGCGCGGTGACGGTCCCGAGCTGGACGGTTATGCCCGGTTCCGTGCGGCCATGGAGAAGTCCCGCACGGGTGCGCGTGGCGCGTGACGGGATGCCCTGACGGTGCGCTGACAGGTACGTCCCGTACTGTCTTGGCATGCCACGCCGCACCGCTACGATGCTCGCCTCAACCTTGATGCTGATCGCGCTCCTGTGCGCGGGAGTCCTCATCCCCGTGCCGTACGCGGAGATGTCCCCCGGCCCGACCGTGAACACCCTGGGGCAGCACGACGGCGAGCCGGTGCTGCAGATCTCCGATCACAAGACCTACGCTGCCGATGGCCACCTGAACATGACCACCGTCCGCGTGACCAGTGCAAACTTCCGGTTGAACCTCGTGCAGGCCGTGTACGGCTGGCTGGCCCACGACACCAAGATCGTCCCGCACGACACGCTCTACCCGAACGGCAAGACGGAGGAGCAGTCCAACCAGGAGAACGCCGAGGAGTTCACCCAGTCCCAGGAGAGCGCCAAGGTCGCCGCCCTGAAGGAACTGGGGATCCCGGTGAAGTCCTGGGTGATCGTCTCCACCGTGATCAAGGGTTCCCCGGCCGAGGGCCGGCTGCACGCCGGCGATGTGATCAAGGCCGTGGACGGCGGGGCCGTCAAGCAGCCCTCTGACGTGGCCCGGCTCGTCACCAAGCACAAGCCCGGTCAGGATGTCGTCTTCACCGTCATTCCGGCCAAGGAGCAGGCCGCCGCCGAGAAGGCGAAGCGGCCGGCCACCACGACGCAGG contains:
- a CDS encoding molybdenum cofactor biosynthesis protein MoaE encodes the protein MAVTNDHPGEQAAQEPIKLIGVRDTALSVDEVFQAVGDAAAGGIALFAGTVRNHDGGADVDALGYSCHPRAEAELRRIAEKVVADHPVRALAAVHRVGELRVGDLAVVVAVACPHRAEAFEACRRLIDDLKHEVPIWKHQTFSDGTEEWVGA
- a CDS encoding YlbL family protein → MPRRTATMLASTLMLIALLCAGVLIPVPYAEMSPGPTVNTLGQHDGEPVLQISDHKTYAADGHLNMTTVRVTSANFRLNLVQAVYGWLAHDTKIVPHDTLYPNGKTEEQSNQENAEEFTQSQESAKVAALKELGIPVKSWVIVSTVIKGSPAEGRLHAGDVIKAVDGGAVKQPSDVARLVTKHKPGQDVVFTVIPAKEQAAAEKAKRPATTTQDITITTTTSGDGGPKRAIVGISAGTGHSFPFTIDIKLADVGGPSAGLMFALGIYDKLTPGNLTGGKFVAGTGTIDDSGTVGPIGGVDMKTIGARRKGAQYFLTPAANCAAAAKDAPSGLTLVRVKKIGDALDALKDIRSGNTAALPKCTTKG